The following are encoded together in the Phenylobacterium sp. NIBR 498073 genome:
- a CDS encoding SRPBCC domain-containing protein — MALGPKTQNNMFTAGSGFKFKGRAPAGPSGVRVEHRIGIHAPVETIWDILYDVERWHEWNPLYTKAEGAIRTGGQLTLTLALEGEAPRVIRPVVYEWVPHDQIHWRLKMMGGLVSNTRFLELEKLDTASTIFSNGELIGGLLGPTVARRMGRKIYRGFQAMSEALKARAEAQWRAEGGAPTSTP; from the coding sequence ATGGCGCTAGGCCCGAAGACGCAGAACAACATGTTCACGGCCGGCTCCGGCTTCAAATTCAAGGGGCGGGCGCCGGCCGGGCCGAGCGGGGTGCGGGTCGAGCACCGCATCGGCATCCACGCGCCGGTCGAGACGATCTGGGATATCCTCTACGACGTCGAGCGCTGGCATGAGTGGAACCCGCTCTACACCAAGGCCGAGGGCGCGATCCGGACCGGCGGGCAGCTCACCCTGACCCTGGCCCTGGAGGGCGAAGCGCCGCGGGTGATCCGGCCGGTGGTGTACGAGTGGGTGCCGCACGACCAGATCCACTGGCGGCTGAAGATGATGGGCGGGCTGGTCTCCAACACCCGCTTTCTGGAGCTTGAGAAGCTCGACACCGCCAGCACGATCTTCTCGAACGGCGAGCTGATCGGCGGGCTGCTCGGGCCGACGGTCGCGCGGCGCATGGGGCGCAAGATCTATCGCGGCTTCCAGGCCATGAGCGAGGCGCTGAAGGCGCGGGCCGAGGCGCAATGGCGCGCCGAGGGCGGAGCCCCTACATCCACGCCATGA